Proteins encoded in a region of the Clostridium beijerinckii genome:
- the nhaA gene encoding Na+/H+ antiporter NhaA → MKNKILNPFIYFFKNESSSGIILLISALLAMIIANSKFASVYENTLHTYITIGYMNLSLSMSVLHWINDGLMAIFFLVVGMEIKREVVFGELKSFNKTILPISAAVGGMIVPAIIYALVNYKAVTISGWGIPMATDIAFALGILSLVAKNAPKGIVVFLTALAIVDDLGAIIVIAIFYSNQISWLSLAIGLIVFAILLIANKLQVKHKSFYIIMGLALWIFILKSGIHATIAGVLLGIALPTGKNVNEFKTSVLYKFEHALTPISSFIIMPIFSIANFGVVISTDSLSNIIFSPVSIGIIAGLFVGKQVGIFGISYVLVKLKLAELPSNVTKRHLYGASILAGIGFTMSLFISSLSFTDEGTLSLAKMSVMIVSILSAIFGAIIFKLINLKDNYKEEKITN, encoded by the coding sequence ATGAAGAATAAAATTTTAAATCCATTTATATACTTTTTTAAAAATGAATCTTCAAGTGGCATAATATTATTAATTTCTGCACTTTTGGCTATGATAATTGCAAATTCTAAATTTGCGTCAGTATATGAGAATACATTACATACTTATATAACCATAGGATATATGAATCTTTCTTTGTCGATGTCAGTTCTTCATTGGATTAATGATGGATTAATGGCTATATTCTTCTTAGTTGTTGGTATGGAGATAAAGAGGGAAGTTGTGTTTGGAGAACTTAAATCTTTTAATAAGACAATACTTCCAATATCAGCGGCAGTAGGAGGGATGATTGTACCAGCAATTATATACGCTTTAGTTAATTATAAAGCAGTGACAATTTCCGGATGGGGAATACCAATGGCAACAGACATTGCATTTGCGTTAGGGATTCTTTCTTTAGTAGCTAAAAATGCACCAAAAGGAATAGTAGTTTTTCTTACAGCGTTAGCAATAGTTGATGATCTAGGAGCTATTATAGTAATAGCAATATTCTATAGCAATCAAATTTCATGGCTTTCACTTGCCATAGGCTTGATAGTTTTTGCAATACTTCTAATAGCTAATAAATTACAAGTTAAACATAAATCATTTTACATTATTATGGGGTTAGCCTTATGGATTTTTATTTTGAAATCAGGTATACATGCAACAATTGCTGGAGTTTTACTTGGGATAGCATTACCTACGGGAAAAAATGTTAATGAGTTTAAAACATCAGTTTTATATAAATTTGAACATGCGTTAACACCTATATCAAGCTTTATTATTATGCCGATATTCTCTATTGCAAATTTTGGTGTGGTGATTAGTACGGATAGTTTATCAAATATAATATTTTCACCAGTTAGCATAGGAATTATAGCTGGGCTTTTTGTTGGTAAACAAGTTGGAATATTTGGAATTTCCTATGTTTTGGTAAAATTAAAGTTGGCTGAGTTACCATCTAATGTGACTAAAAGACATTTATATGGTGCGAGTATTCTTGCAGGCATTGGATTCACGATGTCGTTATTTATATCTTCTTTATCATTTACTGATGAAGGGACATTATCTTTGGCTAAGATGAGTGTTATGATTGTTTCAATCTTATCTGCTATATTTGGTGCAATAATTTTTAAATTAATAAACTTAAAGGATAACTATAAAGAGGAGAAGATTACAAATTAA
- a CDS encoding potassium channel family protein has translation MKNKHFVIIGLGRFGTSIATTLYNLGQHVLAIDINEDRIQEIADNVTHAIQLDATDENVLKTLGLRNFDVAIVTIGTNIQASTMVTLLVKEMGIKYIVGKATSDLHAKILYKIGADRVILPEQDMGIRVAHHLVSSNILDYIELPSDYSMIELEPLDEWLNKSIRDIEIRGKYGINIVAIKNDKSIDVSPSANYIIKRTDILVALGSNKDLNKFETLIGKKN, from the coding sequence TTGAAAAATAAGCATTTTGTTATAATTGGACTTGGAAGATTTGGCACTTCAATAGCTACAACATTATATAATTTAGGTCAACATGTATTGGCTATTGATATTAATGAAGATAGAATTCAAGAAATCGCAGATAATGTTACTCATGCTATTCAATTGGATGCAACCGATGAAAATGTATTAAAAACTTTAGGTCTTAGAAACTTTGATGTAGCAATAGTAACAATTGGAACTAATATTCAAGCTAGTACTATGGTAACCCTATTAGTTAAAGAAATGGGAATTAAATATATAGTAGGAAAAGCTACTAGTGACTTACATGCTAAGATTCTATATAAGATCGGGGCAGATAGAGTTATTTTACCTGAACAAGATATGGGAATTAGAGTAGCTCATCATTTGGTATCATCTAATATACTAGACTATATAGAGCTGCCTTCAGACTATAGCATGATAGAGCTTGAACCACTGGATGAATGGCTTAACAAATCTATAAGAGATATTGAGATAAGAGGTAAATACGGTATAAATATAGTTGCAATAAAAAATGACAAAAGCATAGATGTTTCTCCTTCTGCAAATTATATTATTAAACGTACCGATATTTTAGTAGCTCTTGGCTCCAATAAAGACCTAAATAAGTTTGAAACCTTGATTGGTAAAAAAAATTAA